One Halobacterium zhouii genomic region harbors:
- a CDS encoding ribonucleotide-diphosphate reductase subunit beta, with amino-acid sequence MPVLDSDAEHDPNKILPIDYDWAREYYQQGVANNWTPEEVAMQDDVYQWNNDELTEAERQLVEWNLGFFSTAESLTANNLVLAIYEYVTAPECRQYLLRQAYEEAVHTDTFIYCCDSLGFDPEYMYGMYDRIPSIAEKDEFVVDLTRAVDDPKFTIETDDDLRAFLRDLVGFYVIMEGIFFYAGFAMMLALKRRGKMVGVGEQFEYIMRDESLHLNFGVDLINQVREEHPGVWTDEFEAEMESLIREAVDLEQVYAHEACPEDVLGMSSEQFAEYVEYVADRRLQQLRMDPVYGTENPFPWMTEQVDLNAEKNFFERNVSEYQQGGALDWD; translated from the coding sequence ATGCCGGTGCTGGATTCGGACGCTGAACACGACCCGAACAAGATCCTCCCCATCGACTACGACTGGGCGCGCGAGTACTACCAGCAGGGTGTCGCGAACAACTGGACGCCAGAGGAGGTGGCGATGCAGGACGACGTCTACCAGTGGAACAACGACGAACTCACCGAGGCCGAACGCCAGCTCGTGGAGTGGAACCTCGGCTTCTTCTCGACGGCCGAGAGCCTCACCGCGAACAACCTCGTGCTCGCCATCTACGAGTACGTCACCGCACCGGAGTGCCGGCAGTATCTGCTGCGACAGGCCTACGAGGAAGCCGTCCACACGGACACCTTCATCTACTGCTGTGACAGCCTCGGGTTCGACCCCGAGTACATGTACGGGATGTACGACCGCATCCCGAGCATCGCGGAGAAAGACGAGTTCGTCGTTGACCTCACGCGCGCCGTCGACGACCCCAAGTTCACCATCGAGACGGACGACGACCTCCGGGCGTTCCTGCGGGACCTCGTGGGGTTCTACGTCATCATGGAGGGCATCTTCTTCTACGCGGGGTTCGCGATGATGCTCGCGCTGAAGCGCCGCGGGAAGATGGTCGGCGTCGGCGAGCAGTTCGAGTACATCATGCGCGACGAGTCGCTGCACCTGAACTTCGGCGTCGACCTGATCAACCAGGTTCGGGAGGAACACCCGGGTGTCTGGACCGACGAATTCGAGGCCGAGATGGAGTCCCTGATCCGGGAAGCCGTCGACCTCGAGCAGGTGTACGCCCACGAGGCTTGCCCGGAGGACGTCCTGGGCATGTCCAGCGAGCAGTTCGCGGAGTACGTCGAGTACGTCGCGGACCGTCGCCTCCAGCAACTCCGCATGGACCCCGTCTACGGCACGGAGAACCCGTTCCCGTGGATGACCGAGCAGGTCGACCTGAACGCGGAGAAGAACTTCTTCGAGCGCAACGTCTCGGAGTACCAGCAGGGCGGCGCGCTCGACTGGGACTGA
- a CDS encoding ribonucleoside-diphosphate reductase subunit alpha — MSQTTADTTELLAGALDRASDGYGDIVDGDARERVLQEAERNAYDGASTDELYDALLGALTGRIDRHPAYKSVAGRVLRERLERRVVDDYDPADREGAYREAFREGIQRGLEADLLDERMADYDLERLTDAIRPERDDRLDYMAMDTLRQRYFLREPDEDPFELPQTFWMRVAMGVALREDPEEREAYAIEFYDALSSLRFVHSTPTLFHAGTTHAQLSSCYLTTVPDDLEGIFDAYKEHAKLSKWSGGLGNDWTPLRAAGSLIESTGVESTGTVPFLKISNDVTAAINRSGKRRGAAAAYLACWHLDFPAFCDLRRNTGDDRRRTHDMNTAAWIPDLFMERVQNDEQWTLFSPKETGDLHELYGSDFAERYREYEQLADEGEIENFERVEASDLWRTMLTRLFETGHPWLTFKDPCNVRSPQDHAGTVRSSNLCTEITLNTSEEETAVCNLGSVNLARHVADDEDGDGGELDREQLSDTVETAMRMLDNVVDLNFYPTEDAERSNMRHRPVGLGVMGFHDALQQLRVPMASGDALDRADEIQEFVAYHAIDASAGLAAERGTYESYEGSKWDRDVFPQDTVDLLAEERGREIPVSREERLDWSGVRERVAEHGMRNSNTMAVAPTATISTIAGTSPSIEPVYSNLYVKSNMSGDFTVVNDRLVADLEERGLWDDELRDRLTYHDGSVQELDAIPDDMQELYRTAFEIDPRHQLRLAARRGVWIDQSQSVNVFFPETDGDLLSDVYQTAWELGLKTTYYLRTLGASQLEKTTLDMEEYENTQFRDAEDDPDDESGGDRGDLPSVEDPTCEVCQ; from the coding sequence ATGAGTCAGACCACTGCCGACACGACCGAACTGCTCGCCGGAGCGCTCGACCGCGCCAGCGACGGATACGGCGACATCGTCGACGGAGACGCCCGCGAACGCGTACTCCAGGAGGCCGAGCGCAACGCCTACGACGGAGCCAGTACCGACGAACTGTACGACGCACTGCTCGGCGCGCTCACCGGCCGCATCGACCGCCACCCCGCGTACAAGTCTGTAGCCGGCCGCGTCCTTCGCGAGCGCCTCGAACGCCGCGTTGTCGACGACTACGACCCCGCCGACCGCGAGGGCGCCTACCGAGAAGCGTTCCGTGAGGGAATCCAGCGGGGTCTCGAGGCCGACCTGCTCGACGAGCGCATGGCCGACTACGACCTCGAACGACTCACGGACGCCATCCGACCGGAGCGCGACGACCGCCTCGATTACATGGCGATGGACACGCTCCGACAGCGGTACTTCCTCCGGGAACCCGACGAGGACCCCTTCGAACTCCCGCAGACGTTCTGGATGCGCGTCGCGATGGGCGTCGCGCTCCGCGAGGACCCCGAGGAACGCGAGGCGTACGCCATCGAGTTCTACGACGCGCTCTCCTCGCTGCGGTTCGTCCACTCGACGCCTACGCTGTTCCACGCCGGCACCACGCACGCTCAACTCTCCTCGTGTTACCTCACCACCGTCCCCGACGACCTCGAGGGCATCTTCGACGCGTACAAGGAACACGCGAAGCTCTCGAAGTGGAGCGGCGGCCTCGGGAACGACTGGACGCCCCTTCGGGCGGCCGGGTCGCTCATCGAATCTACGGGCGTCGAGTCCACGGGCACAGTGCCGTTCCTCAAGATTTCGAACGACGTCACCGCCGCCATCAACCGCTCCGGGAAGCGCCGCGGAGCGGCCGCTGCCTACCTCGCGTGCTGGCATCTGGACTTCCCGGCGTTCTGTGACCTCCGCCGGAACACGGGCGACGACCGCCGCCGCACCCACGACATGAACACGGCAGCCTGGATTCCCGACCTGTTCATGGAGCGCGTGCAGAACGACGAGCAGTGGACGCTGTTCTCCCCGAAGGAGACCGGCGACCTCCACGAACTGTACGGCAGCGACTTCGCGGAGCGCTACCGCGAATACGAGCAACTCGCCGACGAGGGGGAGATAGAGAACTTCGAGCGCGTCGAGGCGAGCGACCTCTGGCGCACGATGCTCACGCGCCTCTTCGAGACCGGCCACCCGTGGCTCACGTTCAAGGACCCGTGTAACGTGCGTTCGCCACAGGACCACGCGGGGACGGTTCGCTCCTCGAATCTCTGCACGGAGATCACGCTGAACACCTCCGAGGAGGAGACCGCGGTCTGCAACCTCGGCAGCGTGAACCTCGCGCGCCACGTGGCGGATGACGAAGACGGCGACGGCGGCGAACTCGACCGCGAACAGCTCTCCGACACCGTCGAAACGGCGATGCGGATGCTCGACAACGTCGTGGATCTGAACTTCTATCCGACGGAGGACGCCGAGCGCTCGAACATGCGCCACCGGCCGGTCGGTCTCGGCGTGATGGGGTTCCACGACGCGCTCCAGCAGTTACGCGTGCCGATGGCGAGCGGCGACGCGCTCGACCGCGCCGACGAGATACAGGAGTTCGTCGCGTACCACGCCATCGACGCGTCCGCGGGTCTCGCCGCCGAGCGGGGCACGTACGAGAGCTACGAGGGGTCGAAGTGGGACCGTGACGTCTTTCCGCAGGACACGGTCGACCTACTCGCCGAGGAGCGCGGCCGCGAGATTCCGGTGTCCCGAGAGGAGCGCCTCGACTGGAGCGGCGTGCGCGAGCGCGTCGCCGAGCACGGAATGCGGAACTCGAACACGATGGCAGTCGCGCCCACCGCCACCATCTCCACCATCGCTGGCACGTCGCCGTCCATCGAACCCGTCTACTCGAATCTCTACGTGAAGTCGAACATGAGCGGGGACTTCACGGTCGTGAACGACCGCCTCGTCGCGGACCTCGAGGAACGCGGCCTCTGGGACGATGAATTGCGCGACAGGCTCACGTACCACGACGGCTCCGTGCAGGAACTCGACGCCATTCCCGACGACATGCAGGAGCTCTACCGCACTGCGTTCGAAATCGACCCGCGCCACCAACTCCGACTCGCCGCTCGCCGCGGCGTCTGGATCGACCAGAGCCAGTCGGTGAACGTCTTCTTCCCGGAAACCGACGGCGACCTGCTCTCGGACGTCTACCAGACCGCGTGGGAACTCGGCCTGAAGACGACGTACTACCTGCGCACCCTCGGCGCGAGTCAACTCGAGAAGACGACCCTGGACATGGAGGAGTACGAGAACACCCAGTTCCGCGACGCGGAGGACGACCCGGACGACGAGTCCGGTGGTGACCGCGGTGACCTGCCGAGCGTCGAGGACCCGACCTGCGAGGTGTGTCAGTGA